A section of the Fibrobacter sp. genome encodes:
- a CDS encoding PDDEXK nuclease domain-containing protein, with product MPRKNPSSQNAVSIPVAVDTIKSAILQSQYMAASSTNKIQLALYFSVGRFVSLNTRYGRWGGNAIKQISERLQKELPGLRGFSERSIKYMRTFFEEWHPAENVSNSAIVIAELANLNEFSQFYGFDAISFTHHINILTGAKSREERLFYIERCAKNSWTVEFLKSEIKSGAYHHQGQMSNNFSSTLNSPQSALQAISMFKDEYLLDFMNVEELGERDKSLVDERVVENGIIHNIKNFIMKFGKDFAFIGNQYHLEKFGEDQYIDLLFYNRELNALVAFELKMGDFKPAYLGQLSSYLRILDDEVRKPHEEPSIGIVLCKNANKAFVEYVIQDYNHPMGVATYKLMQEKLQKVLPNEEELKKLL from the coding sequence ATGCCCAGAAAAAATCCAAGTTCACAAAATGCAGTTTCCATTCCGGTGGCTGTTGATACAATCAAATCGGCCATTCTGCAAAGCCAGTACATGGCGGCTAGTTCCACCAACAAGATTCAGTTGGCGTTGTACTTTTCGGTGGGACGATTTGTTTCCCTGAATACGCGTTACGGGCGTTGGGGTGGCAATGCAATCAAGCAGATTAGTGAACGCTTGCAGAAGGAACTGCCGGGTTTGCGCGGTTTTTCGGAACGTAGTATTAAGTATATGCGGACCTTTTTTGAGGAGTGGCATCCGGCTGAAAACGTGTCTAATTCGGCAATCGTAATTGCCGAATTGGCGAATTTGAACGAATTTAGTCAATTTTATGGTTTTGATGCCATTTCATTCACTCATCACATCAATATTTTGACGGGTGCAAAGTCTCGGGAGGAGCGCCTTTTTTACATCGAGCGTTGCGCCAAAAATTCCTGGACGGTTGAATTTTTGAAGTCCGAGATCAAGTCTGGCGCTTACCATCACCAGGGGCAAATGTCAAACAATTTTTCTTCCACTTTGAATAGTCCCCAGTCGGCGCTGCAGGCAATTTCCATGTTCAAGGATGAATATCTGTTGGACTTTATGAATGTGGAGGAACTTGGCGAACGGGATAAATCCCTTGTAGATGAGCGCGTTGTTGAGAATGGAATTATCCATAACATCAAAAATTTCATCATGAAATTTGGCAAGGATTTTGCATTCATCGGGAATCAGTACCATCTTGAAAAGTTCGGTGAAGATCAGTATATTGACTTGCTTTTTTACAATCGCGAGTTGAATGCGCTCGTTGCCTTTGAATTGAAGATGGGAGATTTTAAGCCTGCATACTTGGGACAGTTAAGCAGTTACCTTCGCATTCTCGATGACGAAGTGCGCAAGCCTCATGAAGAACCGTCCATTGGAATTGTTCTTTGCAAGAATGCGAACAAGGCATTTGTGGAATATGTCATCCAGGATTATAACCACCCTATGGGCGTTGCCACTTACAAGCTGATGCAAGAAAAACTGCAAAAGGTCTTGCCGAATGAAGAAGAACTGAAGAAACTGCTGTAA
- a CDS encoding fibrobacter succinogenes major paralogous domain-containing protein — translation MKNFIAKMGAVLFVLWAASVSHAGTLKDTRDGKTYKTVKIGDQVWMAENLNYQTGESKCYENKPENCEKYGRLYVWREAVTACPDGWHLPNKQELEDLVTLAGQKAGDIGKAGTVLKSKTGWNEYEGKSGNGTDALGFRALPAGAYCSPFDAFNIEGSSAGFWSSTGDNSNGAYDLDLFYNRELAGVNYDGKDNGFSVRCVRNN, via the coding sequence ATGAAAAATTTTATTGCGAAGATGGGTGCTGTTCTGTTTGTGCTTTGGGCTGCATCGGTAAGCCATGCAGGAACCCTAAAGGATACCCGTGACGGCAAGACCTATAAGACTGTAAAGATTGGAGACCAGGTTTGGATGGCGGAAAACCTGAATTATCAGACTGGCGAAAGCAAGTGCTACGAGAACAAGCCTGAAAACTGCGAAAAGTATGGCCGCCTTTATGTTTGGAGAGAGGCTGTGACTGCCTGCCCCGATGGCTGGCACCTGCCCAATAAGCAGGAACTTGAAGACCTTGTGACTCTGGCCGGTCAAAAGGCTGGTGATATTGGCAAGGCAGGAACCGTACTGAAATCCAAAACCGGCTGGAATGAATATGAGGGCAAAAGCGGAAACGGCACCGATGCCCTCGGCTTTAGGGCGTTGCCTGCAGGCGCCTACTGCAGCCCCTTCGACGCCTTCAACATCGAGGGCAGCAGCGCAGGCTTCTGGTCTTCTACGGGGGACAATAGTAACGGCGCGTACGACCTGGATTTGTTCTACAACCGCGAGCTTGCCGGCGTGAACTACGACGGTAAGGATAACGGCTTCTCAGTTCGTTGTGTCAGGAATAACTAA